The nucleotide sequence AGGACCGGAAGCTGACTGCGCACAGGAACTCTCGACGAGCGAGGCACTTTCGGTCATCGACCAACTTGCGGACGCAGGGCTGCTAGTACTGGCGTTTTCCGGCGGGGAGCCGATGCTGCGGAAGGACTGGAAGGTACTGGTCGGACATGCCGTAGCTCGGGGGCTCAACGTCACTATGGGTACAAACGGCTCTGTCATCAACGACCTCACCGCTTCTGAGTTGCAGCAACTCGGCGTGCGGAGCGTCACCATCAGCTTGGATAGTCACAAGTCCGAGACTCACGACTATTTCCGCCAATGTCCAGGATTGTATAAGCGGGCGGTCAACGCGGTTCGCTCCCTGGTGAAGCGGCACATGCGGGTAGTGGTCGGCTTCACACCCACCCGAATCAACTGGTTGGACGGCCCAGAGCTGGTGAAGCTCGCCGAGGAATTGGGCGCCCACGCGGTCAACTTGTCGGAATACGTTCCCGCTGGGCGTGGCGCGCTCAACCTAGCCCTTCCGCCCGAAGACTTAAGAAAGACACTCCTGGAATGGATCGAGATGCGCGAGCGCTTTCGCGGCCGGATCGATATCATCTGGCACGATTGTCGCGTCGGCATGCTGGTACCCGACAACGAAAAGAGACATTACGTTGGCTGTGGCGCCGGCCGGCTCGTAGGTCGGATCTGCCCGGATGGTACGATGACGCCTTGCGTTTTCCTTCCGACACCTATCGGCTCATTTCGCCAGAGTACCTTCAGAGAGATGTGGAATCGCTCCGATCTCCTCTTTCGGTTCCGCAAACGACTGGGGCAATTTACGGGAAATTGCGGAACCTGCGAGTATCTCTCCACTTGCGGAGGATGTCGGGCTGTGGCGTATGCATACAGTAGCGGAAATCCACTCGCTGGAGATCCGCACTGCTGGGTGAAGCTCCAGCCCGATCCGAGGTTGGAATTGCTCCCCTGCGGCGAGGCTCTTCCCGTCTAAACTCGGAACGATCAGTGGCCACTGCGTTAACGACTGAGACCGTCCTCAAACTGACATCTTGGTGCGTCATTCGCGAGCAGGAGGAGCAGTACCTGATTTACAATTCTCAGACCGATGAATTGCACCTCCTGCCTCTAACCGGATTCTACGCGTACCAGCTCTGCAATGGCTGGAGCACAGTGGGTGAGATCGAGCAATCTCTGTCCATGGCAATGCAGGTGGACAGCAGGATTTTGCGACCCCAGCTTCAGAAATTTTTCAGCAATCTGGTGGCCAGAGGCATTCTAGAAGTCGAGTGGTGATTCAAGTGTTGCAGGCTGGCAGCTTTCGTCCTCGAACTCCCTTCCACATGGTGTGGCTGGCAACCACCGCGTGCAACGCGCGCTGCCTGCACTGCTCTTCGAATGCGAGCGTTCGATCGCCTGATGAATTGCGGACGAATGAGGCTATTGACCTTCTGAGTCAGCTTGCCGAAGCGGGGGTTGTCGATCTGGCCATATCTGGTGGCGAGCCTCTGCTGCGCCCCGATCTTCTGGAGATCATCGCGGAAGCGAGACGCCTTGGGTTGGCTGTGGGAGTGGGCTCGAACGGCGCCGTACTGAGCGAGCGCAAGGCGGCGCTTTTGGCAGCATCAGGCATCAATCGTTTTCAGGTCAGCCTGGATGGATTTCACACCGCTCACGACACCATTCGACGTTGGCCCGGCTTGTTTGATCGCGCGCTTCGAACCATCGAGGTGGCGGCCTGCGCTGGCCTGCGGGTCACCGTTTGTTGCACCATCAACCGCCTCAACGCGGCTGAACTGGAACCCTTCACGGAATTTATTTCTAGCACTAAGATCATCCGGCTGAACTTCTCACGCTACGTACCGACCGGCCGTGGGACCGACGAATTGGACCTCACGGACGAGGAGTGGCGCTTGGTGATCACCTTATCGGCGGAACTCCGAATCCGCTACCGGGGCAAAGTCGACATCGTCAATCACCTGGCGCAACAGATTTTCGTCGATCATGAACTTGAGGGAATGCCGGGCTTCATAGGCTGCCAGGCAGGTATAGGCCAGGGATGCGTGACCGCCAACGGCACCGTGTTGCCTTGCGTGCTGTTGCCGATCCCGCTCGGCAACATCCGTGAAGGAACCTTCCGTCAGATCTGGCTTAACTCTCCCGTCATTCGAGTCCTGCAATCTAGAGAGTATCTAAAGGGTGAGTGCGCCGCTTGCCAGGTCAGAAACCGGTGTGGGGGCTGTCGTGCTGTGGCTTATGCAAAAACCGGGGATTATCTCGCCACTGATCCACGTTGCTGGTTGGTGAACCACTGTCAGGCCCAAGTCGCCTAAATACTTCAAGGAGGATAAGAAATGGCAAACGAACGCGTCGAAAAACAACATGAACAAATCGTGGAGGCCTACTTCCGACACATTCGGGACCTGCGTACCGGAAAGACCGGTTCGGTGGAAGCGTTGCTGAATCTCTGGGATGCAGACGGCACCTTTGAGTTTGCCGGTTCTCCTCCAGTCACCGGAACCTTTCAAGGCCGCAATGCAATTCATACGCTCTACAAGAACCGGTTTCACTCCAACCGCATGCCCTTGAAACTGGAGGGTACGGGGAAGAAGCCGGCGCCTATGCAGGAGACTGCCCTCGGCGTGGTGGATACCGAGGTCCATCGGATCAAAGTGATGGACGAGAAAATCGTGGCCGGTTGGATCACTAAGATCGGCACCCAGGACGAGCGTGGCTTCCAAGTCGCTGGAAGCCATACTTTCACCTTCAAGAATGGAAAAATTAGCAGCCTCAAGGTGGTTGTCTCACCCCGGCCGGAGGCAGCACCACACCTCAATCTTGAGGGCCTGACGGTAGATGACATCGGAAGGCTCTCTCTGGCTGCGTGGCCGGTTGTTGTTTGAGTGTGGCGGGCGTCTCTGCCTGACAGACAAGATTACTACTGGTTTGGAGGAATGAGCTCGAAATCCATTAGGACAAAAAAGGTCAAGTCTACCCTTGACTCAGGTGAGTAAGGCAGAGCTAGGGTGAAAAAGCGCCGAGAGTCTTTTAACGATCGGG is from Candidatus Methylomirabilis sp. and encodes:
- a CDS encoding radical SAM protein produces the protein MIEEFAPVTAFKAPLYVAWEITHLCNAKCLHCYSNSGPEADCAQELSTSEALSVIDQLADAGLLVLAFSGGEPMLRKDWKVLVGHAVARGLNVTMGTNGSVINDLTASELQQLGVRSVTISLDSHKSETHDYFRQCPGLYKRAVNAVRSLVKRHMRVVVGFTPTRINWLDGPELVKLAEELGAHAVNLSEYVPAGRGALNLALPPEDLRKTLLEWIEMRERFRGRIDIIWHDCRVGMLVPDNEKRHYVGCGAGRLVGRICPDGTMTPCVFLPTPIGSFRQSTFREMWNRSDLLFRFRKRLGQFTGNCGTCEYLSTCGGCRAVAYAYSSGNPLAGDPHCWVKLQPDPRLELLPCGEALPV
- a CDS encoding radical SAM protein encodes the protein MIQVLQAGSFRPRTPFHMVWLATTACNARCLHCSSNASVRSPDELRTNEAIDLLSQLAEAGVVDLAISGGEPLLRPDLLEIIAEARRLGLAVGVGSNGAVLSERKAALLAASGINRFQVSLDGFHTAHDTIRRWPGLFDRALRTIEVAACAGLRVTVCCTINRLNAAELEPFTEFISSTKIIRLNFSRYVPTGRGTDELDLTDEEWRLVITLSAELRIRYRGKVDIVNHLAQQIFVDHELEGMPGFIGCQAGIGQGCVTANGTVLPCVLLPIPLGNIREGTFRQIWLNSPVIRVLQSREYLKGECAACQVRNRCGGCRAVAYAKTGDYLATDPRCWLVNHCQAQVA
- a CDS encoding nuclear transport factor 2 family protein, with amino-acid sequence MANERVEKQHEQIVEAYFRHIRDLRTGKTGSVEALLNLWDADGTFEFAGSPPVTGTFQGRNAIHTLYKNRFHSNRMPLKLEGTGKKPAPMQETALGVVDTEVHRIKVMDEKIVAGWITKIGTQDERGFQVAGSHTFTFKNGKISSLKVVVSPRPEAAPHLNLEGLTVDDIGRLSLAAWPVVV